CTTCAATTCAAGCGGCGCTTTTGGGAGGAAGACGAGCAGATTTTTGGGGGAATCACGCACACCAACAACGACTTAACGCAAATTTTTTATCCTTCCTACGACTACCTAGGTAAGAAGGGCATCCTCATTGGCTACTACAACTTCAATGAGAAGGCCAAGAAGGTGGGGGATCTGACTTACCAGGAGCGGGAAAAGCTAGCCTTGCAAAAAGGACAGCTTATTCACCCGCAGTACCCCAAGGAGTTCGAACAGTCATTCTCGGTGAGTTGGCACAAGCTGCCTTATAGCCTAGGTGGCTGGGCCTTGTATAACTCCGACGAGCGCAAAACGCACTACGCAGCACTGCTGAAGCCAGAGAAGAACGTGTATTTCGCCGGTGAGCATACCACATACCTCACCGCGTGGATGGCTGGCGCCTTTGAATCGGCGCGCAGTGTGGTGGCTGCCGTGCATGGCCGCTTGAGTGAGCAGCGGTTGAGCTACCCCAGCGTGGGCAGTAACTAACATTCCAGTATGACAACTTTCTAACTCCAACTACCATGGAAACTTCTATGAATCGGCGTAACTGGCTGAAGTCAAGTGCGCTGCTAGCCGGTAGCCTGACTTTTCTGCCCTCAAAGCTTTCGGCGCTGGCGGCCAATCGTTCGGCTGCTCCTGCGTTTGACCTAGGTGCGCCCTTGACCGACGAAGCTGCGGCACTAGCGGGCCCACCGGAAATGAAAGCACGCTTGTTGGCAAACGAAAATCCGTTTGGGCCGTCGGAGAAAGCGAAGCAGGCGATGGTAGAAGCCATGTCGACGAGCTACCAGTACCCCTTTATGTACACGCGGGAACTGGTCAAGAAGATTGCCGAACACGAAGGCCTGACGCCTGAACACATCATGGTAGATGCTGGCTCTAGCCCACTACTGCAGGCCGCGGCTATTTACTACTCCCAAAAAGGTGGTGCCATCATCACCGGCGACCCGTCGTACCGCGACTTGCCCGACAGCGCGAAAGACCTGAATGCGACCATCGTAGAAGTGCCACTCACGAAGGACTACAAGTTAGACCTCGATGGAATGGAAAAGAAGGTAGGCGCTGGCACCGCACTGATGTACTTGTGCAACCCGAACAACCCGACGGGCACTGTGCTCGATACGGCCAAGCTGAAAGCCTTCTGCGAGCGAGTATCGAAGAAGGTGCCCATCTTCATCGACGAGGCCTACATCGACTACGTGCCTGACCCACAGGCCACCACTATGATGGATGCCGTGAAGAAAGGGCAGAACGTCATTGTGGCGCGCACCTTCTCGAAGCTGTACGGCTTTGCTGGCTTGCGCGTGGGGTATATCGTGGCGCAGCCCGAAACCATCAAGCTGCTAAGCAAATACACTGTAGGCGGCATGAGTATTTCGGCGCCGGCTATCCGCGGGGCCTTGGCCACTTACCAGGATCAGGCGTTCATGAAGGATACTTTGCAGAAGACCCTAGCTTCTAAGCAGTTCTTATATGAGACGCTTAAAAAGGAGGGCTACGAGTACATTCCTTCCTCGACCAACTTCGTGATGTTCCCGCTGAAAATGGAGGGCAAGCGCTTCGTGGAGGAAATGGCGCGGCGTGGCGTGGGCATCCGCAACTGGAAGTTCAACAACCAGGAATGGTGTCGCGTGAGCATCGGTCGCATGGACGAAATGCAAGCCTTTGCCGATGCTTTCAAGCAACTATCCTAGCTCTCAGTACCCGACCATATCATTCACAACCATGCACAAACGCATACTAATCCTTGCTTTCTCGCTGCTCAGCATAGGCACTTTGCAGGCGCAAACCAATCCGCGCCCGCTTACCCTCGATGAGTACAAGAAAGCCAAAGCTTTTCAAATCAAAGACCCGGATACCGAAACCTATGTCAAGTTCGAAAATTCGTACATTCTCGACCGGTATGAGATGCGCAAACCGTATTTCATCACTGGTGATGACGGCTTGAAAAAGCGCATGGACCTGTACAAGCTCATTGCCAAAGACGGTATGCAGGAGCTAGGTCTGGTGGTGTTCTACACGAATGAGAAAGGCAAGCGCTACCAAACGCTGGTACCCGATTTCACGGCCGATGGCAAAGTGTGGGAGCAGTACTTTGAAGACATTCACGCCATCGACAAGGAAGAGAAGAACTTCGTGCTGAAGCTTTCCTATGTGCTGTCAAAGGAGATGAGCTATCAGCAATACAAGAACATCAACCAGGGTAAAGACCTGAAGCTAGAGTCGGCCACGTATGGCAATGACATTTGCTTCCCCGGCGACCAGGAAGTGGCCATGGCGAGTGGCGGCAAGAAGCTCCTGCGCGACATTCGCCCCGGCGACCGAGTAGTAACCGTTGATCCTAAGACCAAGCAGGCCACCATCACGCAAGTGAAGGAGTTGGTAGCTCATGACGCCAGCAACTACGCCATCACGCGCCTGGTAACCGTCTCGGCCCGTGAAGTAGCTAGCCCAAAAGCTACGGAAGTACACTTGACCAGCCAAGTGCTCGAAGCTACTCCCAACCACCCAATGATGACCCGCGAGAGTCAAAAGAAGATGGGCGAAATCCGGGAAGGCGAAGAGGTGTTGTGCCTCAACAAAGTCACCAAAACCTACGAGCCGTACACAGTACTACAGAAGAAGGATTATGCTGGCGGCGTACAGAAGGTGTACAACATGGTTGCCGCAGAAGGCACTACGTTCCTGATGAATGGCGTAATGGTGATGCAGAAGTAGAGGTACCTACTTGTGTTTCTTGTTGAACGACTAACGTCAGAACGAAACCTAGGTGTAACAAAAAAGGCGGCTCTGCAAAGAGCCGCCTTTTTTGTTGTGATAGAAGCTAGATAAGCTAGGCAGCCATGCGCGCCACTGCTTTTTCCTTGCGCTTAATTTTCACGATGCCCACTTTATCCATCGACCAGATGAACATGTAGGTTGGGTCAAATTCCCACCACTTCACGCCGAAGTTGACGCGCATTGGCAGCTTGTGGTGGTTGTTCTGGAACAACTCGCCAAAAGCTAGGAAGTCCAGCGCCAGGGTGTTCTTGGAGTGGTCGTGGTTGTCGAAGTTCTGGTAGCCATACTTGTGGCCACCCCAGTTTACGATAGCGCCGTGCAATGGGCCCATTAGGAAGTGAATGGGGAGCAACAGGTACATCCACCAAGCCGTAGCAAAGTTGATATAGAACAACACGTATGCTGTGCCCCAGGCGAGGCGTGAGTACCACTTGTCGCCTATGTTTTCAATCAGGTTCCACTCCGGATAATCTCCTTCGAAGCGCTCCGCTAGCTCATACTTGCGGTTCAACACGTCATTGTAGATGTTCTTGGTCTTCCACATCATCGTGAAAGCATTCGACGAGAACAACGGTGAGTGCGGGTCCAGCTCCGTGTCGGAATAGGCGTGGTGCATGCGGTGCAGCAGCGCGTATGCCCGAGGCGAAAGGAACGATGAGCCTTGGCAGATGTAGGTGAACAGGAAGAAGAACTTCTCCCAGAATTTGTTCATCGTGAACATCTTGTGGGCCGCGTACCGGTGCAAATAGAACGTCTGCGTGAACAGTGAGAGGTAGTAGTGGGCAACGAAGAAAACAAGTATAGGCATGGGCCAAAAAGATTAGGAACGCAAGAAGGTGCAGCGAGTGCGTGCCCGCTAAAGCCAAATAGGGCCAGAGAAGTTCACATCCTCTTCACAAACCTACGGCCAGCGCTGCGGGTGTTCAATATATAGAGGAAAAAGACCAAAATCTTATTCAGGACCTACTCCGGTAAAGTGCTATCCGCGCACAAGAGCGTGTAGACGGCTGCAAACAAAGCAGAAGGTCTGCCTAGCCATACAGCTCACGCGCCGCTTCCCAATGGTTCATATCGGGCACCGGAGCCTCAAACGTCATTTGTTCCTTCGTAACTGGATGCTGAAACTGTAGGCGGCGCGCATGCAATGCAATGCTAACATCGGGCAGGGGAGCCAAGAAGCCATATTTCACATCGCCTACGATGGGTGTACCTAGGCCTGTAGAGAGCTGTACTCGAATCTGGTGCGGCCGACCCGTGATGGGTCTCACCTCAATAAGGTGGCGGTTACCTGCTTGGCCGAGCAACGCATAATCCAGTTCGGCACGTAAGCCTTGCGGGTGGGGTTGCGAATAGGCCTTCGTGACGTTGCGAATCGGGTCTTTCACCAGCCAGTGTACCAAATGTCCTTGCTCGGGCTCGGGACGTTTGCCCACTAAGGCCCAATACGTTTTATGCACCGTGTTGTCGCGGAACATTTCGTTTAGGCGGCTCAAGGCTTTACTCGTTTTGGCCATGGCTACCACACCACTCACAGGCCGGTCGAGGCGGTGCGCTACGCCAATGAAGGCAGCGCCAGGCTTCTTGTATTTGAAGCGTAAATACTCGGCAGCTTTCGTCGACAGCGGTTCGTCGCCGGTTTCATCGCCTTGCACGAGCAAGCCCGCTGGTTTATTGAGAATCAGCAAATGATTGTCTTCAAACAGAATCTCTTTCTGCTCAGACCACAAATTAGGACGGTTCACTAGATAGCAATGAACAATTAAGAATGAGCAATGACCAATTGTCAACCTAGGAAGACAGCCGCAATAAATTGCTCACCGCTCATTGACAATTGCTCACTGAATTTAATAAGCTTCTTGCTGGGTTGGGAAATCCCGGCTTTTTACATCTTGAACGTAATGTCTCACGGCTTCGCTCATGATTTCGTGCAAGTCAGCGTAACGACGCAGAAAACGCGGCTTGAACTCCTTATTGATGCCAAGCATGTCGTGTACGACCAACACCTGCCCATCTACATCGGGCCCGGCACCAATCCCAATTACGGGAATAGTGAGTTCTTCGGTTACTCGTTTAGCTAAGGTCGAAGGAATTTTTTCCAGTACCAGGGCAAAGCACCCTAGCTCTTGAAGCAGTTTCGCATCTTCGATAAGCTTTTGGGCTTCTGCGTCTTCCTTCGCCCGCACGCTGTACGTACCAAATTTGTAGATGCTTTGCGGCGTAAGACCTAGGTGACCCATGACCGGAATGCCAGCCGTGAGAATACGCGTGATAGATTCTTTGATCTCGGCGCCACCTTCCAGCTTAATGCCATGCGCTCCCGATTCTTTCATGATGCGAATAGCAGAACGTAGCGCTTCAGACGAATTGCCTTGGTAAGAGCCAAAGGGCAAATCCACCACTACAAACGCTCTTTTTACGCCTCTGATTACGGAAGAGGCATGGTAGATCATTTGATCTAGCGTGATGGGCAGCGTCGTTTCGTGGCCGGCCATTACGTTGGAAGCCGAATCACCTACGAGCAGCACGTCGAGGCCCGCACCGTCTAAAATAGTGGCCATCGAAAAATCGTAGGCCGTGAGCATCGAAATTTTTTCGCCGCGCTGCTTCATGGCCAGCAGTTGGTGCGTGGTCACGAGCTTAACTTCTTTGTGCTGCGACATGGTAATAGGGCTTTAAAGTCTTAGGAATCTTGAATTCGTGAAGGATGCCAGAAATCGGCGGCCAAAACTGGCGAATTTCTAGCAAACACTCCCGCCTGTGCTCTTTGCTCGTGACATACTGCAAAGAACCTAGGCCTCCTAAGTCTTACCTGTTCAAGAAGCTGCGGTTTCGGTTGAGTTTCAAATCTTGCAGCAAGCTCGACTTCGCCGCAATGGTAACGTTGTAGCCGCGGGTGTAGCCAAATGGGCGCCAGTTGCCGCTAATTTGCCAGCAGTGCAAGTCACGGTAGAAGTCTAGTGACGTGAAGGTGACCGTTTTATTTTTGAAGTCATAGCCGCTGCTATAGCCCAAACGAAAGTTCTCTGTCAGCTTCACAGAGCCACTCACGTTGAGTGCTGCCACCGTAACGGGTATAGGCCTTAAATAACGGTTTAGCACGGTCAGGCGGCTAGCGCGCGGACCTGGGTCGGTGTAAGAAGCACCAAACGAAGTGCTTAGCTCCCATGGAATCAGGAAGTCTACGTAGTCTTCGTACGGATCGGCTTGTTGCGGTGCTCCTAGCACTGGGTCGTTGGTGGGTGCCACTTCCCGCGCAACGTTCGACTTTTTCTTGGGCTTGGCAGCGGGGTTGAATTGGTAAGAGAGCTGAATGCTAGCTGAAGAAAGTCGAGCTACACGCCGCTGCTCGAATAGATACTTATTGATGAGCGTGCCACTCGAATCTCGCTGATAGAATTCAAAGGTGCCGTTGATATTGATGTTGAGCTTACGTGCAATCTGCGTGCGGAACACCGCTGATAGTGGAGCTAGGTTTAATGAATCCGCGGCAAAGTTGTACCCGGTGCCAAAATCAAGTCCATCTAATAGGCTTACCTTCTTAAAAGGATTCGTACCAGTAGTATCTTGTGTATCCCGCACTTTCATCTCCAATGAGTTCTGAAGGCTGAAACTAATCTGAGATACTCTAGCACCACCTGGTTGCCCAAATGCAAAGCCGTTATAGTTAGAAATGGCGTAGCTGGCGCTAGTAGGATTTATAATCTGTTGCGCTCCTAATGCTCGGTAATAGTCTAGCAACACATCTGTGTTGTAGTAGTTGCTATTCCTGTAAACATCAGGAGAAAAGCTGTAACTAAGGCTAGGTGTGATCTTGTGCCGTATAGCCTCTACTTTCTTGCCTTTGATAGGCAGGATACCATAAATGGTAGTGCCTAAGCTAGCACCAGCCGAAAAATTACTGATCGGGCTAAACTTGCGGAGTGTATCAACACGTATCGCACGGGCCGCTTCTACATAGCTGTACTCAAGGCGTTTGTTGTACCAAGTGCTGCTGTAGTTGACGTTAGGCGTGAAGCTTAAATGTTTAAGAACAGTGTAACTGCCGAGCGAGATCTGAAACTGGTGCTGAATACCTGATTGCGAATTGCGCAGGATAGTACTCAGGTTTGATAAATCGAAAGGAATGTAGCGCCCTGCCGTAGTACCACCAATGAGCGGAAGACTGTTCAAGGAACGCGGTGCTTCGTAGTTGGAGACGTTGTTCTTGGCGTTGCCGGTGTAGGCAATGGAGAATTGCTCATAAAAGCGGCCGCGCGGCGTAATACCTAGCCACTCGTACGGATACTGCCGGGCAACACCTACTGTAATATCCGGTAGCACAAACGTCATAGAGCCGGTAGTGGTGTTTTGGCTCTGCGAAAAATTGATGGCGTAGTTAACAGGCGAATTGCGGATCTGCTTTTGATAACTTACTGAGGAGCTAAAAGCAGGAGTTAAATAACGCCGCGCATCAAATGAGTTTTGGGTGTTATAATCGTTGCTACCGGCTTGCACGCTAGCAGAGAAGCGGCCGCCCCCAGGCTTCTGCACCGGTGAGTGACTCCAGTTGATCCAGATGGTTTTGGGGGAGCGAGGCTTGCGGTATGCAGCATCGGTTGAGGCAGTATTAGAGGAGATAATCTGCGAAGGCGGCCGTTGGCTGTATTGCAGGCTCAAGCGGCCACTATATGCATAGCGTTTGATATACTGCATCTCGCCCGTTAGACCAAAACCGCCAAAAGCTTCCGCATTGCCGGAGTAAATATCACCCGTCAGGCGCACGCCGATGTAGTCGTTGGCGGCCCAGTAGTAGCCTCCATTACGTAGGAAAAAGCCGCGGTCAGTGGTTGATCCGAATGTTGGGATGATTACCCCCGACGCGCGGCCACGGCTACTCGTCATGGGGAAGTAGCCGAACAAGAAACCTAGGGGCGTCGGTATGTCGCCAATGACCAAGTTAAAAGGTCCCGTCACGACCTTTTCGCCCGGAATCACCTTCATTTTAGTGGCATTGATGTAGAAGTGCGGATGCTCTAGGTTACAGGTCGTATAGCGCCCGTTGCGCCCGTACATTTCGTTCAGCGCGTTCTTCTTGATGGTTTCCGCGTGGATGTAGCCTTCCCCTTCGTTGGTGATAGCCTCCGCAATCTTGCCCTTCTTCGTTTTGAAGTTATAATTGATAACGCCAGCGGAGTACACGCCACCTTCGTTGTTGAACACCGGCTTGCCCCGCACTTTGCCCGTCGAGTCAGCTATACCTTCGGCTTTGACGACGTTGGTGCCATAGTCAACCGTAATTAGGTCGGCCTTCAAATCCATCTTGCCGTAGTTGACATCGGCTTTGTTGTAGAGGTAGGCTTTTTTGCTCTGCACCTCAAAACGAATGGAATCTTTGGCGACGTATTTTACCGTCGTTTCCAAAGCACCTTTGCGCGGCGTAACCCGGAGCGAGTCAGCGGTGCGCGCTGTATCGGCTACGATGACGGTACCACCGCGGCTCGTGTTGTTGTTAGGCAACGGAATACCCGCGCGCCCATCGGGACCTAGGCGGGGTACGGCGGCGGGCACCGTTGCCTCCTGCGGCCGTTGTTGGCCTTGAGCAGTAAAAGGCAGACCAAGCCAAACCAATAGCAACGGCAGCATCGTGGCGAGCCGAAGCACGTGGGGCAAGTGGCGGAAAGTGGAGGGGCTGAACAGCGCGGACAAGGCCACGTAGTTTTATTCGTTTAGTTTTGTGGCGGTTTGCAAAGGTAGCGGGTAGCTACCCCAACTAACGAACTCTGTGCGGAATATTGTCGCTCTTTGTGTTTTTGGCCTATTATTTTTCGCTGGGCCATCGAGGGCCGTGGCACCTGGCACCCCAGGCGTACCACGGGCTAGGTATCATCTGCGTACAGTTGTGCTCGATGCGGGCCACGGTGGCAAAGACCGGGGCTGCGTGGGGGTAAGTGCCCGCGAAGCTGATGTGGCGCTGAAGATCGTGCTAGAAGTTGGCCACATGATCGAGGAAAATATCCCTGACGTGAAGGTTATTTACACTCGCA
This Hymenobacter sp. GOD-10R DNA region includes the following protein-coding sequences:
- a CDS encoding Hint domain-containing protein, encoding MHKRILILAFSLLSIGTLQAQTNPRPLTLDEYKKAKAFQIKDPDTETYVKFENSYILDRYEMRKPYFITGDDGLKKRMDLYKLIAKDGMQELGLVVFYTNEKGKRYQTLVPDFTADGKVWEQYFEDIHAIDKEEKNFVLKLSYVLSKEMSYQQYKNINQGKDLKLESATYGNDICFPGDQEVAMASGGKKLLRDIRPGDRVVTVDPKTKQATITQVKELVAHDASNYAITRLVTVSAREVASPKATEVHLTSQVLEATPNHPMMTRESQKKMGEIREGEEVLCLNKVTKTYEPYTVLQKKDYAGGVQKVYNMVAAEGTTFLMNGVMVMQK
- a CDS encoding RluA family pseudouridine synthase — protein: MNRPNLWSEQKEILFEDNHLLILNKPAGLLVQGDETGDEPLSTKAAEYLRFKYKKPGAAFIGVAHRLDRPVSGVVAMAKTSKALSRLNEMFRDNTVHKTYWALVGKRPEPEQGHLVHWLVKDPIRNVTKAYSQPHPQGLRAELDYALLGQAGNRHLIEVRPITGRPHQIRVQLSTGLGTPIVGDVKYGFLAPLPDVSIALHARRLQFQHPVTKEQMTFEAPVPDMNHWEAARELYG
- a CDS encoding putative LPS assembly protein LptD, whose protein sequence is MSALFSPSTFRHLPHVLRLATMLPLLLVWLGLPFTAQGQQRPQEATVPAAVPRLGPDGRAGIPLPNNNTSRGGTVIVADTARTADSLRVTPRKGALETTVKYVAKDSIRFEVQSKKAYLYNKADVNYGKMDLKADLITVDYGTNVVKAEGIADSTGKVRGKPVFNNEGGVYSAGVINYNFKTKKGKIAEAITNEGEGYIHAETIKKNALNEMYGRNGRYTTCNLEHPHFYINATKMKVIPGEKVVTGPFNLVIGDIPTPLGFLFGYFPMTSSRGRASGVIIPTFGSTTDRGFFLRNGGYYWAANDYIGVRLTGDIYSGNAEAFGGFGLTGEMQYIKRYAYSGRLSLQYSQRPPSQIISSNTASTDAAYRKPRSPKTIWINWSHSPVQKPGGGRFSASVQAGSNDYNTQNSFDARRYLTPAFSSSVSYQKQIRNSPVNYAINFSQSQNTTTGSMTFVLPDITVGVARQYPYEWLGITPRGRFYEQFSIAYTGNAKNNVSNYEAPRSLNSLPLIGGTTAGRYIPFDLSNLSTILRNSQSGIQHQFQISLGSYTVLKHLSFTPNVNYSSTWYNKRLEYSYVEAARAIRVDTLRKFSPISNFSAGASLGTTIYGILPIKGKKVEAIRHKITPSLSYSFSPDVYRNSNYYNTDVLLDYYRALGAQQIINPTSASYAISNYNGFAFGQPGGARVSQISFSLQNSLEMKVRDTQDTTGTNPFKKVSLLDGLDFGTGYNFAADSLNLAPLSAVFRTQIARKLNININGTFEFYQRDSSGTLINKYLFEQRRVARLSSASIQLSYQFNPAAKPKKKSNVAREVAPTNDPVLGAPQQADPYEDYVDFLIPWELSTSFGASYTDPGPRASRLTVLNRYLRPIPVTVAALNVSGSVKLTENFRLGYSSGYDFKNKTVTFTSLDFYRDLHCWQISGNWRPFGYTRGYNVTIAAKSSLLQDLKLNRNRSFLNR
- a CDS encoding histidinol-phosphate transaminase, whose amino-acid sequence is METSMNRRNWLKSSALLAGSLTFLPSKLSALAANRSAAPAFDLGAPLTDEAAALAGPPEMKARLLANENPFGPSEKAKQAMVEAMSTSYQYPFMYTRELVKKIAEHEGLTPEHIMVDAGSSPLLQAAAIYYSQKGGAIITGDPSYRDLPDSAKDLNATIVEVPLTKDYKLDLDGMEKKVGAGTALMYLCNPNNPTGTVLDTAKLKAFCERVSKKVPIFIDEAYIDYVPDPQATTMMDAVKKGQNVIVARTFSKLYGFAGLRVGYIVAQPETIKLLSKYTVGGMSISAPAIRGALATYQDQAFMKDTLQKTLASKQFLYETLKKEGYEYIPSSTNFVMFPLKMEGKRFVEEMARRGVGIRNWKFNNQEWCRVSIGRMDEMQAFADAFKQLS
- the panB gene encoding 3-methyl-2-oxobutanoate hydroxymethyltransferase — its product is MSQHKEVKLVTTHQLLAMKQRGEKISMLTAYDFSMATILDGAGLDVLLVGDSASNVMAGHETTLPITLDQMIYHASSVIRGVKRAFVVVDLPFGSYQGNSSEALRSAIRIMKESGAHGIKLEGGAEIKESITRILTAGIPVMGHLGLTPQSIYKFGTYSVRAKEDAEAQKLIEDAKLLQELGCFALVLEKIPSTLAKRVTEELTIPVIGIGAGPDVDGQVLVVHDMLGINKEFKPRFLRRYADLHEIMSEAVRHYVQDVKSRDFPTQQEAY
- a CDS encoding acyl-CoA desaturase yields the protein MPILVFFVAHYYLSLFTQTFYLHRYAAHKMFTMNKFWEKFFFLFTYICQGSSFLSPRAYALLHRMHHAYSDTELDPHSPLFSSNAFTMMWKTKNIYNDVLNRKYELAERFEGDYPEWNLIENIGDKWYSRLAWGTAYVLFYINFATAWWMYLLLPIHFLMGPLHGAIVNWGGHKYGYQNFDNHDHSKNTLALDFLAFGELFQNNHHKLPMRVNFGVKWWEFDPTYMFIWSMDKVGIVKIKRKEKAVARMAA